One stretch of Acanthochromis polyacanthus isolate Apoly-LR-REF ecotype Palm Island chromosome 16, KAUST_Apoly_ChrSc, whole genome shotgun sequence DNA includes these proteins:
- the frk gene encoding LOW QUALITY PROTEIN: tyrosine-protein kinase SRK2 (The sequence of the model RefSeq protein was modified relative to this genomic sequence to represent the inferred CDS: inserted 1 base in 1 codon): MDIQKRLSACWESFLRCFRNSESKREEKPAVVIANRNAKEEGETNFHASRSLPPLPVVKTGDNYVALYDYSARTDQDLSFNAGDRLEALDKSQGDWWYAKALTGISASKKGYIPANYVAPVESINAEPWYFPDTKRLDAEKMLLAEGNQQGAFLIRNCESQRGELSLSVLDSGRVKHYKLKXMDNGYYYVSRNKAFQTLKELVDYYSQQADGLCVRLGEPCKKMEAPQTYGLSYNTVDQWEIDRKSIKLLRKLGAGQFGEVFQGLWNDTTAVAVKTLKPGSMDAEDFLREAQIMKRLRHPKLIQLYAVCTLEEPIYIITELMTHGSLLEYLQKDKGDTLRVSDQIEMAAQVASGMAYLELQNYIHRDLAARNVLVGENNICKVADFGLARVFMKENEDVYEAKEGSKFPVKWTAPEALHSNKFSIKSDVWSFGILLYEILTFGQMPYPTMTNYQVVQRVPQGYRMPNPPSCPKVLYDIMMDCWKENDQDRPTFETLQWTLEDYFDQDLTSYDDASRY; this comes from the exons ATGGATATCCAGAAGAGGCTTTCCGCGTGTTGGGAGAGTTTTCTGAGGTGTTTTAGAAATTCTGAAAGTAAGCGTGAGGAGAAACCGGCCGTAGTGATAGCGAACCGCAACGCCAAGGAAGAGGGGGAAACGAATTTCCATGCGAGCAGATCTCTACCGCCGCTGCCGGTGGTGAAAACCGGGGATAATTACGTCGCCCTGTACGACTACTCGGCCCGAACCGACCAGGACCTGAGCTTCAACGCCGGGGACAGGTTAGAGGCTCTGGACAAGAGTCAAGGAGACTGGTGGTATGCCAAAGCCCTCACCGGGATTTCAGCCTCCAAAAAGGGATACATCCCCGCTAATTATGTGGCTCCTGTGGAGAGTATCAACGCAGAACC ATGGTATTTTCCCGACACCAAGAGGCTGGATGCCGAGAAAATGCTGCTGGCGGAAGGGAACCAGCAGGGAGCCTTCCTCATCAGAAACTGTGAAAGTCAGAGAGGAGAGCTTTCACTGTCAG TGCTCGACAGTGGAAGGGTAAAACattacaaactga aaatggACAACGGTTACTACTACGTGTCAAGGAATAAGGCCTTTCAAACCCTGAAGGAGTTGGTGGATTACTACTCCCAACAGGCTGATGGCCTCTGTGTACGTCTGGGTGAGCCATGCAAAAAG ATGGAGGCTCCACAGACTTACGGTTTGTCCTACAACACAGTGGACCAATGGGAGATCGATCGCAAGTCCATCAAGCTGCTGAGGAAGCTGGGAGCTGGGCAGTTCGGTGAAGTCTTTCAGGGCCTTTGGAACGACACCACTGCAGTTGCAGTCAAAACCCTCAAGCCTG GTTCGATGGACGCTGAGGACTTCCTGAGAGAGGCTCAGATCATGAAGAGGCTGCGGCACCCCAAGCTGATCCAGCTGTACGCTGTCTGCACCTTGGAGGAGCCCATCTACATCATCACAGAGCTGATGACCCATGGCAGTCTGTTGGAGTACCTCCAGA AGGATAAAGGCGACACATTGCGTGTCTCCGACCAAATCGAGATGGCTGCCCAGGTGGCGTCGGGCATGGCTTATCTGGAGTTGCAAAACTACATCCACAGAGACCTGGCAGCCAGGAACGTCCTGGTGGGCGAGAACAACATCTGCAAGGTGGCTGACTTTGGCCTTGCCAGGGTCTTCATG aaagaaaatgaagatgtGTATGAAGCCAAAGAAGGAAGTAAATTCCCTGTGAAGTGGACCGCCCCAGAGGCCCTCCACAGTAACAAATTCTCTATCAAATCAGATGTTTGGTCCTTCGGAATTTTGCTGTATGAGATCCTGACATTCGGCCAGATGCCTTATCCAA CCATGACAAACTATCAGGTAGTGCAGAGGGTTCCTCAGGGCTACAGGATGCCGAATCCCCCCAGCTGCCCCAAAGTCTTGTATGACATTATGATGGACTGCTGGAAGGAAAACGACCAGGACAGACCAACGTTCGAGACACTGCAGTGGACACTGGAGGATTATTTCGACCAGGACTTGACCTCCTATGATGATGCCAGCCGTTATTAG